The following are from one region of the Salvia hispanica cultivar TCC Black 2014 chromosome 1, UniMelb_Shisp_WGS_1.0, whole genome shotgun sequence genome:
- the LOC125218492 gene encoding putative disease resistance protein RGA3 isoform X1, with amino-acid sequence MEGEAVAAVIKVVVQNLIDHSKTEISLIRGLDKEAAKLAGNLDTIQKFLNDAENRTIPGGAVESWLRKLEDVAFDGDNVLDELNYHLLSKQINSIKPMKQKVLSCFSPFSHIAHPRNIALKIQEINENLESIQKEGAGLGLKERLANDVPKLPHAAFETDSFSHDPIFIGRDELVSEIIEVINTSTTTDERVISIFAIVGMGGLGKTTLTRNVFHHPKIKTLFGSHIWVHVSQIFDPIILFKKILKELTSSDHDEIESSQGILKNTSSDQSRQDFLKKTSFGQVDVESSQDFVKRNYHDQVEVESRQGILKRLQKALKDKTYMLILDDVWNQDHPKWDDFINSLVGITSTKRNVIVITTRNMEVASTMKSLHTHELKGLSNEDCWLIIQAKTFGKEDIPLEFEAIGRKIATRCQGLPLAANVVGGALCNKSEDEWLSIEEKWLSHDEGDRITKILKLSFDNLSLPSLKKCFACYSLFPKGRKIKSQELIEYWMAEGFLEANGRSEMECLGDKFMKVLLHNSLLQVVERDDYGNVESCVMHDLVHDLACSISGSSNNTEGGSRVRYMIHDEESHIPKDVAKYLRTLLFEGCIYGNMFADFEHLHVLILADDECKRLPSSIRKLIHLRKLDISSTRIKYLPDWIGELHQLQTLNVCTGSFLRELPSTLKYLINLRHLYIDDDVELPAEIGSLTSLQTLKYFKVGEKDGWKIEELGSLNGLKGTLEISNLEKVENKEVAEKASLSQKSKLLDLCLRWDQDREVETPNDENVLEGLQPHPNMKKLEIEGFKGKRFPSWTRNMVIENVPQGCWVALNKLIEIKLSKCSECEEIPMFGQLPNLKSLCLQGFSNLKSINSSFYGLVNEETHIVFPALERLVLIEIPKLADWEEVESTGANDVKVFPNLQHLEITQCKQLMSFPNHSWTCLKSLIIKGSGGALTYIFKTKLKLLTELWIEGIDDLEYLPNCLFYNNPNLLELSIRMCSSFRELPDGLGTLNSLEKLIIRDCPNLERLADLGVQQSQGSLARLKRLEICECKALLYIPCEMVGSLLEVLVLKNLSSLKNLPRIIDCLPKLPRLASLVITGVSQFMATLSSNMLEMDVSVEGSLETVEGLLQRCNSRSLRYIKLKGREAWGNLPESIQHLTSIRWLTIENYGMEELPEWFGNLSSLSVLWIFNCKKLRSLHALRGLTSLYILDIRGCPEIIIEQQSDAADSQWPNISHIPSITIDGHSIVEGRSKGEFCMHLMFSSILVVSYMLCH; translated from the exons ATGGAAGGAGAAGCTGTTGCTGCCGTCATTAAAGTTGTAGTTCAAAACCTCATCGACCATTCCAAGACAGAGATCTCACTAATCCGTGGTCTCGACAAAGAAGCAGCAAAGCTAGCTGGGAATTTGGATACGATCCAGAAATTCTTGAACGATGCTGAGAACCGTACTATTCCCGGTGGGGCTGTCGAAAGCTGGCTGAGGAAGCTCGAAGATGTGGCGTTTGATGGTGACAACGTTTTGGATGAGCTCAATTACCATCTTCTCTCGAAACAAATTAACTCTATCAAACCCATGAAACAAAAGGTACTCTCATGCTTCTCACCATTCAGTCATATTGCGCATCCCAGAAATATAGCTctaaaaattcaagaaatcaaTGAGAATTTAGAGTCCATTCAAAAAGAGGGAGCCGGGCTTGGCCTCAAAGAGAGGCTAGCCAACGATGTGCCAAAACTGCCTCATGCTGCTTTTGAAACTGATTCCTTCTCACATGATCCAATTTTCATAGGAAGAGATGAGTTGGTGTCGGAAATAATTGAGGTTATTAACACTAGTACCACAACTGATGAACGTGTAATTTCTATCTTTGCCATTGTTGGAATGGGAGGATTGGGGAAGACAACCTTGACTAGGAATGTCTTTCATCATCCAAAGATAAAAACTCTCTTTGGATCACATATTTGGGTGCatgtttctcaaatttttgatCCAATCattcttttcaaaaaaatccTCAAGGAGTTGACTTCTTCTGATCATGATGAAATCGAGAGTAGCCAAGGTATTCTCAAAAACACTTCTTCTGATCAGAGTAGGCAGGATTTTCTCAAAAAGACTTCTTTTGGTCAAGTTGATGTTGAGAGTAGTCAAGATTTTGTGAAAAGGAATTATCATGATCAAGTTGAGGTCGAGAGTAGGCAAGGTATTCTGAAAAGGCTTCAAAAAGCTTTAAAAGATAAAACTTATATGCTTATTCTCGATGATGTTTGGAATCAAGATCATCCCAAATGGGATGATTTTATCAATTCTTTGGTGGGCATCACTTCTACCAAGAGGAATGTGATTGTTATTACCACCAGAAACATGGAAGTCGCTTCAACTATGAAATCACTTCATACACATGAGCTCAAAGGATTATCAAATGAAGATTGTTGGTTAATAATCCAAGCAAAAACTTTTGGAAAAGAGGATATTCCATTAGAGTTTGAGGCCATAGGGAGGAAGATTGCAACAAGATGTCAAGGTTTGCCATTAGCTGCTAATGTAGTTGGTGGAGCACTATGCAATAAATCGGAAGATGAATGGCTCTCGATCGAGGAGAAATGGCTTTCACATGATGAAGGGGATCGTATCACAAAGATATTGAAGTTGAGCTTTGATAATTTGTCTCTACCCTCACTGAAAAAATGTTTTGCATGTTATTCACTTTTTCCTAAAGGTcgcaaaatcaaaagtcaagaACTGATTGAGTATTGGATGGCAGAAGGATTTCTTGAAGCTAATGGAAGAAGTGAGATGGAGTGCTTGGGTgacaaatttatgaaagttcTTCTGCACAACTCTCTACTACAAGTTGTAGAAAGAGATGATTATGGAAATGTAGAGAGTTGTGTGATGCACGATCTTGTGCATGACCTCGCATGTTCAATTTCAGGTTCTTCTAATAATACAGAAGGCGGGAGCCGAGTGAGATACATGATTCACGATGAAGAAAGTCATATTCCAAAAGATGTGGCAAAATATTTGCGTACGTTACTGTTCGAGGGGTGCATTTATGGTAACATGTTTGCAGATTTTGAGCATCTACATGTTTTAATTCTAGCTGATGATGAATGTAAAAGGTTGCCAAGTTCGATAAGGAAGTTGATACATTTAAGGAAACTTGATATTTCGTCGACGCGTATAAAATATTTGCCGGACTGGATTGGTGAACTCCATCAGTTGCAAACATTAAACGTATGTACAGGAAGTTTCTTGAGGGAACTGCCTAGTACTTTGAAGTACTTGATTAATTTAAGGCATCTTTATATTGATGATGATGTAGAGTTGCCTGCCGAGATTGGGAGTTTAACTTCTCTCCAGACGCTAAAGTATTTTAAAGTTGGTGAGAAAGATGGATGGAAAATTGAAGAGCTTGGAAGTTTGAATGGTCTCAAAGGAACATTGGAAATTTCTAACCTTGAAAAGGTTGAAAACAAGGAGGTGGCTGAGAAAGCAAGTCTatctcaaaagtcaaaattattGGATTTGTGTTTGAGATGGGATCAAGATAGAGAAGTTGAAACTCCAAATGATGAGAATGTGTTAGAAGGCCTCCAACCTCACCCTAATATGAAGAAATTAGAGATTGAAGGGTTCAAGGGAAAAAGATTTCCATCCTGGACGCGAAATATGGTAATTGAAAATGTGCCTCAAGGTTGTTGGGTAGCACTTAACAAGTTGATTGAGATAAAGCTCTCAAAATGCTCAGAATGTGAAGAAATCCCAATGTTTGGGCAGTTGCCAAATCTCAAGTCTCTTTGTTTGCAAGGATTCAGTAATTTGAAGTCCATAAATTCTTCTTTCTATGGATTAGTGAATGAGGAGACACATATTGTTTTTCCAGCTCTAGAAAGGCTCGTGTTGATTGAAATTCCTAAGCTTGCGGATTGGGAAGAAGTAGAATCTACAGGTGCAAATGATGTGAAGGTATTTCCTAACCTCCAACACTTGGAGATCACTCAGTGCAAGCAATTGATGAGTTTTCCTAATCATTCATGGACATGCCTCAAAAGTTTGATAATCAAGGGGAGTGGGGGCGCTTTAACATACATATTCAAGACGAAATTAAAGTTGCTGACAGAGCTTTGGATAGAAGGAATAGATGATCTGGAATATCTCCCAAATTGTTTATTCTATAACAATCCCAATCTCTTGGAGTTAAGTATAAGAATGTGTTCCAGTTTCAGAGAACTACCAGATGGTCTAGGCACcctcaattctttggagaagcTGATTATAAGAGACTGTCCAAATTTGGAACGATTAGCTGATCTTGGTGTACAACAATCACAAGGAAGCCTTGCACGTCTTAAAAGGTTGGAGATTTGTGAATGCAAAGCTTTGCTGTACATACCATGTGAAATGGTAGGATCCTTGCTTGAGGTATTGGTGTTGAAGAATTTAAGTAGCCTAAAGAATCTACCTAGAATAATTGATTGTCTGCCGAAATTACCTCGTCTAGCAAGTTTAGTAATTACTGGTGTTTCTCAATTTATGGCCACTTTGTCTAGTAATATGTTAGAGATGGATGTTAGTGTGGAGGGATCTTTGGAGACCGTTGAAGGCTTATTGCAAAGATGCAACTCCCGCTCACTTAggtatataaaattgaaagggAGAGAAGCTTGGGGAAATTTGCCAGAATCAATTCAACATCTCACCTCTATTAGATGGTTAACGATAGAGAATTATGGAATGGAAGAGTTGCCTGAATGGTTTGGGAACCTCTCATCTCTAAGCGTATTGTGGATATTTAATTGCAAGAAGTTAAGGAGTCTACATGCACTCCGGGGCCTCACATCACTTTACATCTTAGATATTAGAGGCTGCCcagaaataattattgaacAACAAAGTGATGCAGCTGATTCCCAATGGCCCAACATTTCCCATATCCCCAGCATCACGATTGATGGACACAGCATAG TTGAAGGAAGAAGCAAGGGAGAATTTTGTATGCATTTGATGTTTTCTTCCATCCTAGTCGTCTCTTATATGTTATGCCATTGA